One Paenibacillus crassostreae DNA segment encodes these proteins:
- a CDS encoding ABC transporter permease, with product MKWIEKKWVSVSLLWIAVLCIWQLGAIVYGSDVIPGPWNTLKGGQELLADGTLMQYIGISFYRVLIGWVLGSLIAIPIGLIIGKVYVIRIFAEPFLNFIRFIPPIAFITLFLVWFGIGEQSKIALIMYATFFIVILNVLTGVMSVEEDKIRSARSMGANEWQILIHVIVPATVPYIFTGVRLAMGTSYMAIIGAEMIASNEGVGYLIWNSRLFFRTDWIFVGLFCLGCMGFFTDRLFGWFGKKVLYKYGVVSVAAKR from the coding sequence ATGAAATGGATAGAGAAGAAATGGGTTTCTGTATCGTTGTTGTGGATTGCTGTACTGTGCATTTGGCAATTAGGGGCCATCGTTTATGGATCTGATGTGATTCCCGGTCCGTGGAATACACTGAAGGGTGGGCAAGAGTTACTTGCGGATGGCACCTTGATGCAATATATCGGTATTAGTTTTTACCGTGTACTGATCGGTTGGGTATTAGGTAGCTTAATTGCAATTCCGATAGGGCTCATTATTGGGAAAGTGTATGTCATTCGTATTTTTGCCGAACCGTTTCTGAACTTTATCCGCTTTATCCCGCCGATTGCTTTTATCACTCTATTTCTAGTGTGGTTCGGCATTGGAGAACAATCCAAGATCGCACTTATTATGTACGCTACCTTTTTCATCGTCATATTGAATGTTTTAACAGGTGTGATGTCGGTGGAGGAGGATAAAATCCGTTCAGCCCGCAGTATGGGAGCGAACGAGTGGCAGATTCTGATACATGTCATCGTTCCAGCAACGGTGCCTTATATTTTTACCGGCGTTCGCCTAGCGATGGGAACCTCTTATATGGCTATTATTGGTGCAGAGATGATCGCATCTAATGAAGGAGTAGGTTACTTGATTTGGAACTCACGATTGTTCTTCCGTACAGATTGGATCTTTGTTGGTCTATTTTGCCTAGGGTGTATGGGTTTTTTCACCGATCGCCTATTCGGTTGGTTCGGGAAGAAGGTGCTCTATAAATATGGTGTGGTTAGTGTAGCAGCGAAAAGGTAA
- a CDS encoding DUF2167 domain-containing protein, whose product MVTHRSRRVRKEQKGFNLMVAFILVLCAMMSFTEVVSATSAESTEITESTELNWVEGSGQEVGLGSIATLKLQTGLVFLDKDNTLAHELSYGGVPSYKEIGSVYPMDENETWAVFFDYDEVGHIDDAEKNDIDADALLKSYKEGTEAANKETTEDNHLFVDGWDVPPTYDDNLHNLKWSLLAHDINNQPLINYNVRILTREGYISAILVTDPEHMDEDRKSFENLVLSNFSVNTGEGYTDFDESTDKLAEMGLTGLIVGGAGVVVAKKVGLIAMLVVLLKKFGIIIVVAIGGLFRYLFKKRKNKETMLTPDRDIDAPIDSDNRL is encoded by the coding sequence ATGGTGACTCATAGGTCTAGAAGAGTTAGAAAAGAACAAAAGGGCTTTAACTTGATGGTGGCTTTCATTCTGGTATTATGTGCAATGATGAGCTTTACAGAGGTTGTAAGTGCAACAAGTGCAGAAAGTACAGAGATTACAGAGAGTACAGAGCTGAATTGGGTTGAGGGTTCAGGTCAGGAAGTGGGTCTCGGATCCATAGCAACGCTTAAGTTACAGACAGGTCTAGTATTCCTTGATAAGGACAATACGTTAGCCCATGAGTTGTCCTACGGTGGGGTGCCAAGCTATAAAGAGATTGGCTCTGTGTATCCAATGGATGAGAATGAAACATGGGCCGTGTTCTTTGATTATGATGAAGTCGGTCATATTGATGATGCTGAGAAGAATGATATCGATGCAGATGCATTACTAAAAAGCTATAAAGAAGGAACAGAAGCAGCTAACAAGGAAACGACAGAGGACAATCACCTGTTCGTGGATGGATGGGATGTTCCTCCAACTTACGATGACAACCTACATAATTTGAAATGGTCATTGCTTGCTCATGATATTAATAACCAACCGCTCATCAATTATAATGTTCGTATATTGACGAGAGAGGGATATATCTCGGCTATACTAGTAACGGACCCTGAGCATATGGATGAAGATCGGAAGTCATTTGAGAATCTCGTATTATCAAATTTTTCAGTAAATACAGGTGAAGGGTATACGGACTTCGATGAATCGACGGATAAGTTAGCTGAAATGGGCCTTACAGGACTTATTGTTGGTGGTGCTGGTGTGGTCGTGGCGAAGAAGGTTGGATTAATTGCCATGCTGGTCGTATTGCTCAAAAAATTTGGAATTATTATAGTTGTAGCTATTGGTGGATTATTCAGATATTTGTTCAAAAAACGTAAGAACAAAGAAACTATGTTGACTCCTGATCGTGATATTGATGCCCCGATAGATTCTGACAATAGACTATAA
- a CDS encoding uroporphyrinogen-III synthase produces MAQNMKGKTVAIAASRKVDEMSKLVENMGGTPVHRPAQGTVFLDDEKLREGLLSWIQNPPQWVILTTGMGLEAIFNVAEDMGVAEKLLDILSKSSIAARGYKTVNALKKRQLSPIVRDDDGSSAGLIRSFQTHHLSGANIILQLHGESAPKLTKWLQEQGAIVTPLLPYRHVQPEEQHLEQLLNDIIQANVDAVTFTSAPQFHFLVEYAHKQDKMKELLKAFAGPVVAVAVGKVTAQVLLEEGVERVIAPEEERMGSMMVTLGRYFVSQVNNEIAASGEPNKL; encoded by the coding sequence ATGGCTCAGAATATGAAGGGGAAAACCGTTGCTATCGCTGCTTCACGTAAAGTTGATGAAATGTCCAAGTTAGTAGAGAATATGGGAGGAACTCCGGTTCATCGCCCTGCACAGGGAACGGTATTTCTAGACGATGAGAAGCTTCGTGAAGGGTTACTCTCATGGATTCAGAACCCTCCGCAATGGGTAATTCTTACTACAGGTATGGGCCTAGAAGCTATATTCAATGTCGCTGAGGATATGGGTGTAGCAGAGAAGTTATTAGATATCCTATCGAAGTCCTCTATAGCGGCGCGAGGGTATAAGACGGTGAATGCTTTGAAGAAGCGTCAATTGTCGCCGATCGTTAGAGATGATGATGGAAGTAGTGCCGGACTGATTCGTTCTTTTCAAACCCATCATCTAAGTGGAGCTAACATCATTCTGCAACTGCATGGTGAATCAGCACCTAAACTTACAAAGTGGCTCCAAGAACAAGGAGCGATAGTAACCCCATTATTACCCTATCGTCATGTACAACCAGAAGAGCAGCATTTAGAACAACTCCTGAATGATATTATACAAGCTAATGTAGATGCTGTTACTTTCACAAGTGCACCTCAATTTCATTTCTTAGTCGAGTATGCTCATAAACAAGATAAGATGAAGGAATTACTCAAGGCATTTGCAGGGCCAGTTGTTGCTGTAGCTGTAGGGAAAGTGACCGCTCAGGTGTTGTTGGAAGAAGGAGTAGAACGTGTTATCGCTCCTGAAGAAGAACGTATGGGGAGTATGATGGTAACGTTAGGTCGTTATTTCGTATCACAAGTCAACAATGAAATTGCCGCATCAGGTGAACCTAACAAACTCTAA
- a CDS encoding ThuA domain-containing protein encodes MNTNIQKKCLLLGDYTHPKFHPLQGVDAQISHILNDVMTVQCSENKNMLLTSNIKQFDLCISYLDLWDEKVSPRQTADLLSYVSQGGGLFVIHNGISLEDRFELAQLIGGKFNGHPPYQSLSFRATGNDHVITEGIQPFELEEEPYQFEFDPFTEKQVLLEYQMDDEWYPAAWSLTYGLGRVTFLMPGHHVPTFNQPEIRQLILQAAQWTAR; translated from the coding sequence ATGAACACAAATATTCAAAAGAAATGTCTGTTACTTGGAGATTACACACATCCTAAATTTCATCCGTTACAAGGGGTGGATGCGCAGATTAGTCATATATTAAACGATGTGATGACAGTTCAATGTAGCGAGAATAAGAATATGCTCCTAACTAGCAATATTAAGCAGTTCGATCTCTGTATTTCCTATCTTGATTTATGGGATGAGAAGGTCTCTCCTAGGCAAACAGCGGATTTGTTGTCTTATGTTAGTCAGGGTGGAGGGCTATTCGTTATCCATAATGGGATATCTCTCGAGGATCGATTCGAACTTGCACAGTTAATAGGTGGGAAATTTAACGGTCATCCACCCTATCAATCTCTATCCTTCCGGGCGACAGGGAATGACCATGTTATAACAGAAGGCATACAACCTTTTGAATTAGAAGAAGAGCCATATCAATTTGAATTTGATCCCTTCACAGAGAAACAAGTTCTATTGGAGTATCAAATGGACGATGAATGGTATCCAGCCGCTTGGAGTCTTACGTATGGACTAGGCCGAGTTACATTCTTGATGCCAGGACATCATGTGCCTACATTTAATCAACCAGAAATACGTCAACTTATTCTTCAAGCAGCACAATGGACAGCCCGTTAG
- a CDS encoding phasin family protein → MSDLFKKAISLGWGLTVVSKEKVEKVVDDLVSRGELAPNESKALVNRLIERGEEEQTQFKTVVHEQVNRILKELHVPTGSDVTSLEQRIAALESKIAELESPKAE, encoded by the coding sequence ATGAGTGATCTGTTTAAGAAAGCTATTTCTTTAGGATGGGGTCTCACAGTGGTTAGTAAGGAAAAGGTTGAGAAGGTCGTAGATGATCTTGTAAGCCGAGGTGAGCTTGCTCCTAACGAATCGAAGGCGTTGGTAAATCGCCTTATTGAACGAGGAGAGGAAGAACAAACTCAGTTCAAAACTGTCGTTCATGAGCAAGTAAATCGTATTCTGAAAGAACTTCATGTACCTACAGGTAGTGATGTGACTAGCTTGGAGCAACGGATCGCTGCTTTGGAGAGCAAAATCGCGGAGCTGGAATCACCGAAGGCTGAATAA
- a CDS encoding ABC1 kinase family protein, which produces MAIRIRHTGRYREIAMALIRHGFGYMVEEIELFQVLTLPRRWITHESLESKSLGERIRHVLEDLGPTFIKLGQLASTRADLLPDSLIQELVKLQAQVPSFSSETAKGILAQELGTTVEDAFSWFEDNPVAAASIGQVHLGKLTTGEAVAVKIQRPGVMKMVSRDLDIISDLAVVIEKRWEWARQYQLKRIVQELSKSIMAELDYAQEARNAERIALQFQNNRHIHIPQIYWQFTSSRVLTMEYVEGIMVRNKHELIEEGYDLKEIAERITNGMLHQIFIEGFFHGDPHPGNILVRKDGSIAFIDFGMVGRISTEMKEQLSSLIIALMRKNSEGMVRAILKLGLFPDDGEISALRADLSRLQEEYYDIPFADMSMGKALNDLFGVARQHQIIIPPDLTLLGKALLTIEGVIENIDPTLSIIDMAEPFGKKLVKERYSAEKLTKKLFVGLGSLFEGVLDLPGQARQLSSLISKGKLKVEISVPELSAMMRHLDQISNRLSISIVLLAFSIIMAGLIIGSAMNNEASILWQLPVIGIAFIIALLMVLWLLYGIFKSGRF; this is translated from the coding sequence ATGGCTATACGAATTAGACATACTGGACGTTATCGAGAAATTGCCATGGCGCTTATACGCCATGGTTTTGGTTATATGGTGGAAGAAATTGAACTGTTTCAGGTCCTTACGCTACCGAGACGGTGGATCACACATGAATCATTGGAGAGTAAATCGTTAGGTGAGAGGATTCGGCATGTGCTTGAAGATTTGGGTCCGACCTTTATTAAATTGGGTCAGCTTGCGAGTACAAGAGCTGATTTGCTTCCAGATTCCCTGATCCAAGAACTTGTCAAACTTCAAGCACAAGTCCCATCTTTCTCATCAGAGACAGCTAAGGGAATTCTAGCTCAAGAATTAGGTACAACGGTAGAAGATGCTTTTTCATGGTTTGAGGATAATCCAGTTGCTGCTGCATCCATTGGACAAGTTCATCTCGGTAAGTTAACAACTGGTGAGGCTGTAGCTGTCAAGATCCAACGACCAGGTGTAATGAAGATGGTTAGCCGCGACCTTGATATTATTAGCGATCTTGCGGTTGTGATTGAGAAACGTTGGGAATGGGCGAGGCAATACCAATTGAAGCGAATTGTGCAAGAGTTATCCAAGTCGATTATGGCAGAGCTGGACTATGCACAGGAAGCCCGAAATGCAGAGAGAATTGCACTGCAATTCCAGAACAACCGTCATATTCACATTCCCCAAATTTATTGGCAATTCACATCATCTCGTGTACTTACTATGGAATATGTGGAAGGGATCATGGTTCGGAACAAGCATGAATTGATTGAAGAAGGATATGATCTGAAGGAAATTGCTGAACGTATCACCAACGGGATGCTACATCAAATATTTATAGAGGGATTCTTTCACGGTGACCCACATCCAGGTAATATTCTAGTCCGCAAGGACGGTAGTATTGCCTTCATCGACTTTGGGATGGTAGGTCGAATTAGTACAGAGATGAAAGAACAGTTATCGTCACTCATTATTGCGCTCATGCGTAAAAATAGTGAAGGTATGGTTCGCGCTATTCTAAAGCTTGGTTTATTCCCGGATGATGGAGAAATATCTGCGTTACGAGCTGATCTATCACGCTTGCAGGAGGAGTATTATGATATCCCTTTCGCGGATATGAGTATGGGAAAAGCTTTGAATGATCTATTCGGAGTTGCTAGACAACATCAGATCATCATCCCTCCAGACTTAACGCTTCTTGGAAAAGCTTTATTGACCATAGAAGGTGTGATTGAGAATATAGATCCCACGCTTAGTATTATTGATATGGCAGAGCCCTTCGGAAAGAAACTTGTGAAGGAACGTTATAGTGCAGAAAAGTTGACCAAGAAGTTGTTCGTGGGATTAGGCAGTCTGTTCGAAGGTGTATTGGATCTTCCTGGACAAGCTCGGCAGTTATCATCGCTAATCAGTAAGGGGAAATTAAAAGTTGAGATAAGTGTACCTGAACTGAGTGCCATGATGCGTCATCTAGATCAGATTAGCAACAGATTATCGATAAGTATTGTTCTGCTGGCATTCAGTATTATTATGGCGGGGCTTATTATTGGCTCAGCTATGAATAACGAAGCTTCGATCTTATGGCAACTGCCTGTGATCGGTATTGCATTCATCATCGCATTGCTCATGGTATTGTGGTTGTTGTATGGTATATTTAAATCAGGGAGGTTCTAG
- a CDS encoding DEAD/DEAH box helicase: protein MPNFHDLGVTEELDKLIRNQGITEPTPVQHEAIPLLLAGRDVIARARTGTGKTLAFLLPILMKIDPNRQFPQALVVAPTRELALQITEEARKLTRHTDVKILAVYGGQDVEKQLRKLEGGRHLIIGTPGRLLDHLGRGTLDLGGVKMLVLDEADQMLHMGFLNDVETLIQALPYRRQTMLFSATMPAEIKRIAGAYTTDAEDIIIKGENSLVPLENIRQVVIECSDRNKQDALFNMINEYNPYLALVFCRTKRRAKVLNMALQDKGYNSDELHGDLSQGKREAVMRKFREAKLHILVATDVAARGLDVEGISHVFNYDIPQDVESYIHRIGRTGRAGDKGLAITLADPKDKPEVQRIELEIRHNIEKLRYENHDGKIEFKKVSTFNSSSKKTKGSRDGELSSRSKSGGRGGEARGGSSRGGEARGGSSRGGEARGGSGRVGEARGGSSRGSEARVGSSRVGEARGGSGRGGEARGGSGRGGEARGGSSHGGEARGGSSRVGEARGGSSRGSEARGGSSRVGEARVGSGRVGEARVGSSRGSEARGGSSRGGEARGGSAYGSSAGRSSSRGPSGGGNKGYSRKK, encoded by the coding sequence TTGCCCAATTTTCATGACTTAGGTGTTACAGAAGAGTTAGACAAGCTTATTCGTAATCAAGGTATCACAGAACCAACTCCGGTACAACATGAAGCAATTCCATTATTGTTAGCAGGTCGAGATGTGATTGCTCGTGCGCGCACGGGAACAGGAAAGACATTAGCATTCTTATTACCAATATTAATGAAGATTGATCCCAATCGTCAATTTCCACAAGCGCTAGTCGTAGCTCCAACACGTGAGTTGGCTCTACAGATTACAGAAGAAGCACGGAAGTTAACAAGACACACAGATGTGAAGATTCTTGCGGTCTATGGAGGACAAGATGTTGAGAAACAACTACGTAAGTTAGAAGGTGGAAGACATCTCATCATAGGTACACCTGGCCGGTTATTGGATCATTTAGGGCGCGGAACATTGGATCTTGGTGGCGTAAAAATGCTGGTATTGGATGAAGCAGATCAAATGCTCCATATGGGATTCTTGAACGATGTTGAGACATTGATTCAAGCACTTCCATACCGTCGCCAGACGATGTTATTCTCTGCGACGATGCCAGCTGAGATCAAAAGAATCGCTGGTGCGTACACAACCGATGCCGAAGATATTATCATTAAGGGTGAGAATTCACTTGTTCCACTTGAGAATATTCGTCAGGTCGTTATTGAGTGTTCTGATCGAAACAAGCAGGATGCATTGTTCAATATGATTAATGAATACAACCCTTATCTAGCTCTAGTGTTCTGCCGAACTAAACGTCGTGCGAAGGTTCTTAATATGGCATTACAAGATAAAGGATATAACTCAGATGAGCTCCACGGTGATCTTTCACAAGGAAAAAGAGAAGCCGTAATGCGTAAATTCCGTGAGGCTAAATTACACATTCTTGTTGCAACTGATGTAGCAGCGCGCGGATTGGATGTTGAAGGAATCTCACATGTATTTAACTACGATATTCCGCAAGATGTCGAGAGCTATATTCATCGAATTGGTCGTACAGGTCGCGCAGGTGATAAAGGTCTTGCGATTACATTAGCTGATCCTAAGGATAAGCCGGAAGTACAGCGGATCGAGTTGGAAATCCGTCATAATATTGAAAAGCTACGTTATGAGAATCATGATGGCAAGATTGAATTTAAGAAAGTGAGTACATTCAATTCCTCTAGTAAAAAAACTAAAGGGAGCCGCGATGGTGAGCTGTCTTCCCGCAGTAAGTCTGGTGGTCGCGGAGGTGAAGCACGCGGTGGAAGTAGCCGCGGAGGCGAAGCACGCGGTGGAAGTAGTCGCGGAGGCGAAGCACGCGGAGGAAGTGGCCGCGTAGGTGAAGCACGCGGAGGAAGTAGCCGCGGAAGCGAAGCGCGCGTAGGAAGTAGCCGCGTAGGTGAAGCACGCGGAGGAAGTGGCCGCGGAGGCGAAGCACGCGGTGGAAGTGGCCGCGGAGGCGAAGCACGCGGAGGAAGTAGCCACGGAGGCGAAGCACGCGGAGGAAGTAGCCGCGTAGGTGAAGCACGCGGAGGAAGTAGCCGCGGAAGCGAAGCGCGCGGAGGAAGTAGCCGCGTAGGCGAAGCACGCGTAGGAAGTGGCCGCGTAGGTGAAGCACGCGTAGGAAGTAGCCGCGGAAGCGAAGCACGCGGAGGAAGTAGCCGCGGAGGTGAAGCACGCGGTGGAAGTGCTTATGGTTCTTCGGCAGGACGTTCGTCCAGTAGAGGCCCAAGTGGTGGTGGAAATAAAGGATATTCACGTAAGAAATAA
- a CDS encoding response regulator: MANIIVVDDSQFMRLILKEIITGMGHTVIAEAEDGYEAILKYSELHPDLVTMDINMPRMSGVSALKEIIKIDPSAKIVICSALGQQSMITEAIRAGAKDFVVKPIQESRVKEAIHKIITDQ; encoded by the coding sequence GTGGCAAATATTATCGTAGTTGACGATTCTCAATTTATGCGACTGATACTCAAAGAAATCATTACAGGTATGGGACATACGGTTATTGCCGAAGCGGAAGATGGCTATGAGGCTATCTTGAAATATTCAGAGCTACACCCTGATCTAGTCACTATGGATATCAATATGCCTAGAATGAGTGGAGTATCTGCACTTAAAGAAATTATAAAGATCGATCCATCCGCAAAAATCGTCATTTGTTCTGCCTTGGGTCAACAATCGATGATTACTGAAGCTATACGAGCAGGAGCAAAAGATTTTGTTGTCAAACCTATTCAGGAAAGCCGAGTGAAAGAGGCCATCCACAAGATCATAACCGATCAATAA
- a CDS encoding DUF3243 family protein, translated as MSEHNHAVNKEGVLDVDKVDDVIDRISDSRKDNILSDFEFFRNYLNTRINLGKSIGLNDEQLALTAEKVAGYLSENEEPRNREEKLLQELWKVGTKAEQHSLSHLLVKLAQSTS; from the coding sequence ATGTCAGAACATAATCACGCAGTGAATAAAGAGGGTGTATTGGATGTGGATAAAGTGGATGATGTAATAGATAGGATTAGCGATAGTCGTAAGGATAACATCCTCTCCGATTTTGAATTTTTTCGGAATTACTTAAATACCAGAATTAACCTCGGTAAATCTATTGGACTTAATGATGAGCAATTAGCACTTACAGCTGAGAAAGTTGCTGGTTACTTATCAGAAAATGAAGAACCACGTAACCGGGAGGAGAAGCTTTTACAGGAGCTTTGGAAAGTTGGAACGAAGGCAGAACAGCATAGTTTGTCGCATTTATTAGTGAAGTTGGCTCAATCAACTTCTTAA
- a CDS encoding Ger(x)C family spore germination protein: MINNRNIISILILIILLTGCSDQRILEKVGFTHSVAYDLGSEGQLKSAISVPVSNPDIKTNRIFLKTESKSSKGGRINLNKQTSLTLVSGQLRLALFGQSIASKEGLRNNLDTLMRDPSIGDRINIIIVNGDAGNLLEKNFKQFPPTGKYIDRLIHKESAGQSIPNTTLYTFTRDYYDDGIDPIAPMIKDAGESIRVDGVALFKDDKVVGKIKPQDLMIFAFLRGNLQQGELDFDLSNDTQESQSLTLTAISSKKKVHVTYDDNQMKVMIHVNVLASATEYIGELKLSDNADRRKLEQEISEITTQRAQQVIKYLQEKKADSLGIGTYVRNSMPYSNWSKLNWHDQYPLVNIECHMHIKITDYGFLR; the protein is encoded by the coding sequence ATGATTAATAACCGTAATATCATTTCAATTCTTATCTTAATCATTCTTCTTACAGGTTGCAGTGACCAACGAATTTTAGAGAAAGTAGGATTCACTCACTCTGTAGCTTACGATTTAGGTTCAGAGGGACAATTAAAAAGTGCAATTAGTGTTCCTGTCTCAAATCCTGATATCAAAACAAACAGAATTTTTCTAAAGACAGAATCTAAAAGTAGTAAAGGAGGAAGAATTAATTTAAATAAACAAACTAGTCTTACATTAGTTAGCGGACAATTACGGCTCGCTCTATTTGGTCAATCAATAGCAAGTAAGGAGGGTCTGCGGAATAACCTAGATACCCTAATGAGAGATCCCTCGATCGGAGATCGAATTAATATAATTATTGTCAATGGTGATGCTGGAAATTTGCTCGAAAAAAACTTTAAACAATTCCCACCAACAGGAAAATATATAGATCGCCTTATCCATAAAGAATCAGCGGGTCAAAGCATACCTAATACCACTTTATACACATTTACAAGAGATTATTATGATGATGGGATTGACCCTATTGCTCCCATGATTAAAGATGCCGGGGAAAGTATCCGTGTGGATGGCGTTGCCCTTTTTAAAGATGACAAGGTTGTGGGTAAGATTAAACCACAGGACTTAATGATATTTGCTTTTCTTCGAGGCAACCTACAACAAGGTGAACTCGACTTTGATTTATCGAATGATACTCAAGAAAGTCAATCCCTTACGTTAACTGCCATAAGCAGCAAAAAAAAGGTTCACGTTACTTATGATGATAATCAAATGAAAGTAATGATCCATGTAAATGTGCTAGCTTCCGCAACAGAGTACATCGGCGAATTAAAACTAAGTGATAATGCCGACAGACGTAAACTTGAGCAAGAGATCTCTGAAATAACAACTCAAAGGGCCCAACAAGTGATAAAATACCTGCAAGAAAAGAAAGCAGATAGTCTCGGCATAGGTACATATGTCAGAAATAGTATGCCTTACAGCAATTGGAGTAAATTAAATTGGCATGATCAATATCCCCTAGTAAACATCGAATGTCATATGCATATAAAGATAACGGATTATGGATTTCTACGATAA
- a CDS encoding GerAB/ArcD/ProY family transporter, whose protein sequence is MKEKLSQFHVTILLYMTQTGAIIITLPRLLAQHFGTNGWLSLILVSIIVSLNLFLISAVYRLGKGKSILDILEKSIPKFIIYPLYLALIFIFAILGCLVSKQYVLIFKMHAFPTTHPMVFKLVIDVVAYFLIIKSIYNIAKAATVFFWLIIWMIILLFYLYSDFEFSRLTPFIFREATFTTNGFFTILISFLGFELCLFLFPYTNKQTKLMKAAQVSNIMVTITYLYTAFMAFGFYGHAHLKNLQFPLLNILGYIQLPFLQGTENLLFGFMLFSIIITSGMYWWAAKEVTYRMFPINHKFLALILLSISYFISFIPDSLNEIDRWLTYLGYSEVVISFGLPIILILLLLVQRMRGNTHD, encoded by the coding sequence ATGAAAGAAAAATTATCTCAATTTCACGTAACTATACTTCTTTATATGACACAAACAGGTGCAATCATTATCACGCTTCCCCGCCTTTTAGCTCAACACTTTGGTACCAATGGGTGGCTGTCATTAATCCTAGTTTCTATTATCGTATCACTAAATCTTTTCTTAATCTCTGCTGTCTATCGGTTAGGAAAGGGGAAATCCATTCTTGATATCCTAGAGAAGTCCATTCCAAAGTTCATAATATATCCACTTTATCTCGCATTAATCTTTATATTTGCTATTCTCGGTTGCTTAGTTAGCAAGCAATACGTACTTATATTTAAAATGCATGCTTTCCCAACGACACATCCAATGGTATTTAAATTAGTGATTGATGTGGTTGCCTATTTTCTAATCATCAAGAGTATATACAATATAGCCAAGGCAGCGACCGTCTTTTTTTGGCTTATCATTTGGATGATAATATTACTGTTTTATCTTTATAGCGACTTTGAATTTTCAAGGCTAACCCCTTTTATTTTCCGCGAGGCAACTTTTACAACAAATGGTTTTTTTACAATTTTAATAAGCTTTTTGGGTTTTGAATTATGCCTGTTTCTCTTCCCATACACCAATAAACAAACAAAACTCATGAAAGCAGCCCAAGTCAGCAATATCATGGTTACTATCACATATTTATATACCGCTTTTATGGCTTTCGGATTCTATGGTCATGCACATTTGAAGAACCTTCAGTTTCCTCTCTTAAATATTCTAGGTTACATTCAACTCCCTTTTCTTCAGGGCACAGAAAATTTACTATTCGGCTTTATGTTGTTCTCCATCATTATCACATCAGGAATGTATTGGTGGGCTGCCAAGGAAGTGACTTACAGGATGTTTCCAATCAATCATAAGTTTCTCGCGTTAATTCTCCTGTCTATATCCTACTTTATCTCCTTTATTCCTGATTCTCTAAATGAAATAGATCGCTGGTTAACCTACTTAGGTTATTCGGAAGTGGTCATCTCCTTCGGGCTCCCGATAATCTTAATTCTTCTTCTACTTGTACAAAGAATGAGAGGTAATACACATGATTAA